The following is a genomic window from Mus pahari chromosome 1, PAHARI_EIJ_v1.1, whole genome shotgun sequence.
CATTGGCCATTTGTAGTACATTTTCAGATCTCAACTCCCATTGCCCCCTGGAGTGTCGGGAGCCTGGCCCAGGCAACATCAAAACCTAAACAACTCCAGCAGCCATCAGTTCCTGGCTACCATGACAGGAAGCACTTCTTGACAGCTCAGTAGCGGTTAGAGCCTTGTCCCTGCTTGTCATCTCCTGTATGCATGAAGATTccatgccagaaaaaaaaaaaatcacatctgcTTCCTTCCCCCTAAAAGAGTCATTTCTCTGGAACCTATGAGGTCACCAAGTATGTTtcatgaaaatggaagtagaaaagcaattaaaatgGTGATGTCATATGAACTCAGCTTCACAGATGGACATATTGAGAAGTTATTTATAATGAAAGAAATGGAGAACATCACTTCTTATGTCACCGGgcatatgaaataaatttatcaGCAGACCAGTCTTCTCTTCCCATTCAAATACCAACCtgtcttgggttttttttaaaccttatccTGAGTGAGAGAAAATATTCTGAATTCACACCTGATGTCTagttgttaataataataataataataataataataataataataaataagctaGGCACTGATGTAGGGGGCTTTCTCCAACATTCAAGAAGCTTCatgaaaggggggaggggataaaagAATGGTAGTGATAAATGACCTTACAGCACAAACTCGCTTCTCTCAGGCCTCTCAGCAAGTTTCAGGGCTTCGTGCATGCCCGCAGCAGAGAGCTTCCGGTTGATATTCCGGTACTGGCACTGGAGTAGGCTACGATAGGTGGTCCTCAGGTCCCGGTTGAAGAAGGCATATATAAAAGGGTTAATGAGAGAGTTTGCATAGCCCAGCCACAAACATGTCCTCTCCACCCACAGCGGAATGCAGCTACAGGAGGTGCCACAGATAAAGGGCCTTGCTGTGGACAAGAGGAAAAACGGCAGCCAGCACACCGTGAAGGCTCCCACGATGATCCCCAGGGTAGTGGctgctttctgttccctcttgAAGATGGAGATGTTTTTCCTTTCGTGTTTGAGCAGTCTCGAAAGGTTCGCACACTCTTCTACCTCCTTCTGGAGCTTCACCATGCCATTCAGGGAGATGACGCTCTCCGGCTGCACGCGTGGGAAGCCTGGGAACTTGTGTTTGGCTGCGCTCTTCCTGGCGGCCTTGTAAATCTGATAGTACATGAACAGCATGACCGACATGGGGATATAAAACGCCACTGCGGTGGAGTAGATCGTGTAGCCAAAATCCTGGCTGATCAAGCACACTTTGTCATCGTTTACATTCTGAGCCCATCCGAAGAGAGGAGGTAAggtgatggaggcagagagaagccagaccgACAGAATCATTTTGGCCATGCATTTCCCATTCTGCCTCACCGGGTACGTGAGGGGCCTGGTGATCCCAAGGTACCTAGCGGAGAGATGGAAAGATAAAAACTGAATACAGTCATCACTGGCCTCCCATGGAGTGCTACCAGCCAGGCCCTAGTAGCGATCCTCACAACAGCCCTGTGGAACTGTTACTTCCATTTTGCAGAAAGGTAAATTGAGGCGCTGGTACCTTACCTGTCTTATTCCATGTCATTCCGTTGGACTGAAGCACTGCCAAGTTTTAAGTACCTTTTTGGTAAAGCTTGCCCATGTTCTACTTACACCTTGTAGATTCTGATAACTTAAGCAGCCAAGGAGGTAAAGATGAATTGTCTACCCTCTTAAAGCCAGGGGGGGCTAAGACATCACTCCTCAAGTGCAAAGTTATGGCACATCTTCACAGCTTAGTAAGGGGTCTGTCACGCTGACATTACATGCCCACTCATCTTCACAGTCTTAATTCCGGCAAGCTTTTAATGCCTTCCAGTGTCCCCTTTTGCAGCAGAAAGGAGACATACCCAATAGGACCACAGACTTGTGAGTAATCTGAGAACGCTTAAAACTTGCAAATGGAAGGGGGAAGTGATTATTTTTACTGCCATAAAATTCCCACAAAACAGCAACATCAGAGGATCATTCTTCGAAATCAAAAGCAGCTTGCCTTCTGCAGTTTTGAGATGGATCACAAAAAAAGGGACATTTCTCTTAACTGCCTGCAAGCCCAATGTCTTCCCCATGTATGCTTCTAGAGAGATAAAGAATGGgtctatggtttgtttgtttatttaaatcagGGATTAACAATGCCAAAGGGGCAAAGCTGTCAGATAGACAAAAACAAGTAGGGTGAGCTGTTTGGCTAAAGGCttaatatttggaaatatttgaaaattttctctttatatttagtAGTCGTTAGAAGAGCTTGTCATTCTGGTGGGTTGgggtttattttgttgtgttttgtttttgggtttgcTTCCATTATGCATATAAAAGCTACACTAGAGAAGCACGAATGGCAGCAAGTTTCCAGCTTGCTAACAGCTCTTTTCCTGAAAGTTTTCAATTAGTAGTGAAaaactatttataaaaaaaaaaaaaaaaaaaatctgctagtGTTCCTGATGCTTACATTATCCCCAGAAGTTCAAATATCATGCTCCTTTTTTGGAGGGGTGAGGCATCACTTACAAAACAGAGAtgtagtaaaaataaacaagtcagaTTTGTTTATTCACCGTGTCTATCTCATCATCCTTCAACAGATATTCCATTTCTGGAATTGGCTCTAAGATCCTCAGACACAAAAGTTGTACAAATCCTTTATGTGGATACCAcataacctacacacacacacacacacacacacacacacacacacacacaaagctcttGACATAAATCATGTCTAGGTGACTATAAAGATAAAAGCACTATGTGGATAGTGTAATACCATAGTGTATTGGTAGTCCTGGCAAGAGGACAAGTCTGAACATGTCCAGGACAGATACAAGCATGTGGTTGACTGTGTCTACCAATGGAGAAATCACATACATTGCCATTTTGTGTTGACCATAGTAATAGAGCTATTTACATAACCAGGTACTTCATAAATGTGGAGTATACAGCAGTAAATTACAATGGCAAAACTCTTTAAAGGCAACACAAAGTGCAATCCTGAGGAACAGGGGAAAGGGCTGTAGCCACCGTAAGTGGAAAGGAATTGTCTGTGCCTTCCAGGGACTTAGGTATTCATCTCATAGTTTCCTCATTTCACAAGCTTGGCTTCCTTCACTCACAGTAAAAATCACCCCTAACCATGGGCTTATCAACTGAAGTTAGGACCATGTTTTGGCTCCCCAAAAGATAAAAAAGACAGAGCCGGACATAATGGCCACGCCTTTATTTccatcacttaggaggcagaggcaggcagatttctgagtttgaggccagcctggtctacaaactgagttccagaacaaccaggactacacagagaaaccctgtctcgaaaaaaaccaaaaaaattgttttaaaaaattaagataaaaaagacaaatgagaagtacccacccccaccctgaagGCCAGGGCAACCCAAGAGACATTCAAGCGTCTACCACAGTCACCTCTATGGTGGACAAAttgtgatggagagatgggaaagatggagtTGCAATGAAGACATAGGAGAGAAAGTGAAGCCTAGGGAGTTGTACAATGTGCAGAAAGTAGAACCAGAGACTCAGCTATAATGAGGAACAGGTATGAGGAGGCTGTGTAACCACCTGAGGCCATATTGAGGTCCCGGCCCAGGCTGCTACCAAGGGCCATGGCTGGGTCCCTGGTTCCTCTGCAGCTGAAGTCTGTGCCAATACCTGTGGCCCAAGTGACCACCAAAGGTGAAGTGGAAGTCCGTGACTTAACTGTCACTGGAAACATCTGGATGTCTGCCATgttgcaggggttgggggaggaataCATGTGATCTCAGTGGCCTGAGCAGCCATCTGAGGTGGAGTGGGTAGTTGTTGGTAGTTCAGTGGGCAATAGATGTTTGTCGTCATTTTATGGGGGTTGGATGCAAGTCCTTAGTGGTCTTGGTTAGGGAGGATACAAAGTAAAGGATGTTTGATTCAGGAAcgtctctatttctttttttctctccccttctttctctcctatctaataTTGGGGAGAAGGgttgagaagggaagaaaagaaaaggagagttaTAGAATGATAGGATaaaagggtagattattgaatctacttttaGACTAAAAATCATTAACAAGTCAAATAATATACATTTGTAAAGATtctgtatattgatacaaaattaagatttttttttttactacaacaTACTGTGTGTCTCAACTCTTGTTTAAGGTATTTgacctatgcaactcatttaaaaaatataattaaagttcTAGCCCTTGAAAGCTACTGTTAAAAACTAtttaggataattaagaaatCCAAGCTGGTATGTAATCAATCAATGACTAAATTGGTCATGTTAgataatagtatatataattataaatccATGCTAACTAAGTTAAACAGATAGTAAACAGAAACAAGTAATGATTGCCTAATCAGATATACTATAGATAGAGAGATAGTCTCCAAAAACCTCACAGATCTATAGAATATGGCATTTGAAAATCTTTTATTAATAAAGTCATTTTTAACAGTGAGACATATCAGCTCCTGGCACCAcccctgaagtggaaatttctggtttctttgaagactCAGTTATGTCCTGTGATATTTCTCTTTAAGtcgtcttatgagaggatgttttgctgaagcagacatgggagaggatgttttgctgaagttgACACGAGAGGATGTTTTCCTGAGGTAGACACATGAGAGGAcaagtgatgtttggaaagagtataagcaCAAGAATCCAATAGACAGCATTCACCTTGCAGtg
Proteins encoded in this region:
- the Htr7 gene encoding 5-hydroxytryptamine receptor 7 isoform X3, yielding MMDVNSSGRPDLYGHLRSLILPEVGRRLQDLSPDGGAHPVVSSWMPHLLSGFPEVTASPSPTWDAPPDNVSGCGEQINYGRVEKVVIGSILTLITLLTIAGNCLVVISVCFVKKLRQPSNYLIVSLALADLSVAVAVMPFVSVTDLIGGKWIFGHFFCNVFIAMDVMCCTASIMTLCVISIDRYLGITRPLTYPVRQNGKCMAKMILSVWLLSASITLPPLFGWAQNVNDDKVCLISQDFGYTIYSTAVAFYIPMSVMLFMYYQIYKAARKSAAKHKFPGFPRVQPESVISLNGMVKLQKEVEECANLSRLLKHERKNISIFKREQKAATTLGIIVGAFTVCWLPFFLLSTARPFICGTSCSCIPLWVERTCLWLGYANSLINPFIYAFFNRDLRTTYRSLLQCQYRNINRKLSAAGMHEALKLAERPERSEFVL
- the Htr7 gene encoding 5-hydroxytryptamine receptor 7 isoform X4, encoding MAKMILSVWLLSASITLPPLFGWAQNVNDDKVCLISQDFGYTIYSTAVAFYIPMSVMLFMYYQIYKAARKSAAKHKFPGFPRVQPESVISLNGMVKLQKEVEECANLSRLLKHERKNISIFKREQKAATTLGIIVGAFTVCWLPFFLLSTARPFICGTSCSCIPLWVERTCLWLGYANSLINPFIYAFFNRDLRTTYRSLLQCQYRNINRKLSAAGMHEALKLAERPERSEFVLQNSDHCGKKGHDT
- the Htr7 gene encoding 5-hydroxytryptamine receptor 7 isoform X2: MMDVNSSGRPDLYGHLRSLILPEVGRRLQDLSPDGGAHPVVSSWMPHLLSGFPEVTASPSPTWDAPPDNVSGCGEQINYGRVEKVVIGSILTLITLLTIAGNCLVVISVCFVKKLRQPSNYLIVSLALADLSVAVAVMPFVSVTDLIGGKWIFGHFFCNVFIAMDVMCCTASIMTLCVISIDRYLGITRPLTYPVRQNGKCMAKMILSVWLLSASITLPPLFGWAQNVNDDKVCLISQDFGYTIYSTAVAFYIPMSVMLFMYYQIYKAARKSAAKHKFPGFPRVQPESVISLNGMVKLQKEVEECANLSRLLKHERKNISIFKREQKAATTLGIIVGAFTVCWLPFFLLSTARPFICGTSCSCIPLWVERTCLWLGYANSLINPFIYAFFNRDLRTTYRSLLQCQYRNINRKLSAAGMHEALKLAERPERSEFVLQNSDHCGKKGHDT
- the Htr7 gene encoding 5-hydroxytryptamine receptor 7 isoform X1, giving the protein MMDVNSSGRPDLYGHLRSLILPEVGRRLQDLSPDGGAHPVVSSWMPHLLSGFPEVTASPSPTWDAPPDNVSGCGEQINYGRVEKVVIGSILTLITLLTIAGNCLVVISVCFVKKLRQPSNYLIVSLALADLSVAVAVMPFVSVTDLIGGKWIFGHFFCNVFIAMDVMCCTASIMTLCVISIDRYLGITRPLTYPVRQNGKCMAKMILSVWLLSASITLPPLFGWAQNVNDDKVCLISQDFGYTIYSTAVAFYIPMSVMLFMYYQIYKAARKSAAKHKFPGFPRVQPESVISLNGMVKLQKEVEECANLSRLLKHERKNISIFKREQKAATTLGIIVGAFTVCWLPFFLLSTARPFICGTSCSCIPLWVERTCLWLGYANSLINPFIYAFFNRDLRTTYRSLLQCQYRNINRKLSAAGMHEALKLAERPERSEFVLMTGASGVQKALENLPWGNGMNTGIKAVNSVALTKL